The following is a genomic window from Flavobacterium crassostreae.
GTTCAATTCCGTCAAAAGCACCTCCAGCAATAAAAAGTATGTTTTGTGTATTTACCTCCACAAACTTTTGGTCTGGATGCTTGCGTCCTCCTTTTGGTGGTACGTTTACAACCGTTCCTTCTAATAATTTAAGTAGGGCTTGTTGCACGCCTTCGCCAGATACATCCCGAGTGATAGAAGGGTTGTCTCCCTTGCGAGCAATCTTGTCTATCTCGTCAATAAAAACAATTCCTCTCTCTGCTTTGGCAACATCATAATCTGCTGCTTGCAACAATCTAGTGAGAATACTCTCTACATCTTCTCCTACATAACCCGCTTCGGTGAGTACCGTTGCATCCACAATTGCCAAAGGAACGTCTAACATTTTGGCAATTGTTTTTGCCACCAATGTTTTTCCGGTTCCGGTTTGCCCAACCATAATGATGTTGCTTTTTTCGATCTCTACCTCATCTTCTTCTTGCTGTTGCATCAAACGTTTGTAGTGGTTGTAAACCGCAACTGACATTACTTTTTTGGTTTGATCTTGTCCAATTACATATTGGTCCAAAAAAGCTCTAATTTCTTTTGGTTTTTTTAATATCAAATCTGAGGCTGCGTTAGCACTCCCCGCAGATTTTATTTCCTCGAGTACAATTCCGTGTGCTTGCTCAATACATTTATCACAAATATGGGCATCTATCCCAGCTATTAGCAACTGTGTTTCTGGCTTTTTTCTGCCACAAAACGAACATTCTAATTTTTCTTTCGCCATTTTTTTTAGTCTAAAGTCATCAAGTCATAAAGCCAAAAGTCTTTAGCATTGCTTTTGACTTTTGACTTTTAACTTTTGACTATATTTTTTATCCTCTTCTTAAAACTTCGTCAATCATTCCATATTCTTTAGCCTCGTCTGCAATCATCCAATAATCGCGCTCGCTATCGTTGTGTACTTTTTCAAAGGTTTGCCCAGAGTGCTGCGAAATGATTTTGTATAACTCGTCTTTGAGTTTCAACATTTCACGCAAGTTTATTTCCATATCTGTTGCCACGCCTTGTGCGCCTCCAGAT
Proteins encoded in this region:
- the clpX gene encoding ATP-dependent Clp protease ATP-binding subunit ClpX, giving the protein MAKEKLECSFCGRKKPETQLLIAGIDAHICDKCIEQAHGIVLEEIKSAGSANAASDLILKKPKEIRAFLDQYVIGQDQTKKVMSVAVYNHYKRLMQQQEEDEVEIEKSNIIMVGQTGTGKTLVAKTIAKMLDVPLAIVDATVLTEAGYVGEDVESILTRLLQAADYDVAKAERGIVFIDEIDKIARKGDNPSITRDVSGEGVQQALLKLLEGTVVNVPPKGGRKHPDQKFVEVNTQNILFIAGGAFDGIERIISKRLNRQAVGYSTSKNTDTIDKDNLLQYIIPKDIKDFGLIPEIIGRLPVLTHMDPLDRKTLRAILTQPKNALIKQYQKLFLMDEVAFSITDEALDFIVDKALEYKLGARGLRSLCEAILTDAMYELPSSEDKKLAIDKEYAQETLSKNLLKRLEIAS